The following is a genomic window from Neodiprion pinetum isolate iyNeoPine1 chromosome 3, iyNeoPine1.2, whole genome shotgun sequence.
attattattattgttgttgttgttgttggttgttgttgttattattatcattaccattattttgttaaatttatcatatttCTTGCTCTCGTAAAGGAGAAGTGGCAAAGAGTTTTACAAGCAGTTTTGTTTACATGGGTCACGCCGTCTCATATAACGTAACACTGGCAATATGTTGATTAGCCATTACTTCTACGATCACATCGCGAACGCCATAGCAAAACGTGCATCCAAATGGATTTGTAGTGTTGGTCGAAGATGCGCGATTTAATACAACGGGTCGCGCACTAGCCTTCAACTGCTCGCTTACTCTGTCCCATTTAGTGTAGGCAGTGATCTGTAACGCACAagtaatatgtatatcatgTTGTATATCCATTTCGGTAGCAAATCTTATCAGGCTTGCTTGATTATAATACAATCATGACTCACTGTTACTGGGGATGGAGAAACGTCAATGAGTTTTCCAGAATCGGATGCGCCAATTGTTTCCGGTGGTAGATTCAAAGTGAATTCACAACGATGGTAcatattgaaattataatgCCCTGGATAATTTGTGTGcagtacaaatttttttacccactGCGTCTTGGCATCGAACAATACGTCCTgattaacaaatgaaaatttattacaaacagctcttttcagaaaacgtcaccaaataattgatttgagGATCGTTACGGTTGAGTACGATGCCTTTGTGAAGTAACATCTCTTGCGATACCTTTTTTCTCAAAGTAAAATGAGATATTTTAAAATACGTAAAACTCTGATATAGTGTTTGtgagcaagaaaaaaatcgatagatcaaaaatacgtaggattataatattatgttaGTATATTTAACATAAAAATCAACTAGTTGTCAATACAGGTATTGTTGTGTAGTTAAAGAATTTGGCTAACATAAGATTATCAAATAAATTGACACATTGATGTCTCGTGGGATTTCAGATGATCTTTCAGGCAAAGAAGGATTATTTGCATTGTTTCGCCAATAAGGCATGAATTCCATCTTAAGAAAAATTCTAATTAGAGTGCATGTCGGTATTTCTTTTAAAAccaatagaaatgaaaaaagtgttCAATGCGATAACTATATGGAATCAAGTCTTACCAGTCCAAGGGTAAAGTAATTGTAAAAGAAATCTGAACGCCTGGTTTTGTCCCGCTTATGCGCATGGGGACTGTGGATTCTCATTTTGTCCTCTGCTTTGAAAAATACTCTAGAAGGCGCCCCAAGAGCACTCAACACATCTTCACACGAATCCCCGAACCATACCTTAAGTCACATTTGCAAAATCCATATATAAGTAGttcatttgttatttatcTTTACTTATTGAGAAATTCAAGGAAGTAGCATCAACAATATGTTTTATGATTATAATCAAGGTTTCATATGCTTTGAAAAGGTTCAGCAGTCATTTGATCACagttacaatttataaaattgtagaaattgaAGGGACTTCTAATTTAGTAGATGGTCGTacaaaaaagagaaatgaTTTCTGCTGGCAGTATGTTATACATTTTaatattcgaattttgaaacaaaggTATCTTGCGATTCTTACCTCTTTGGTAAAACGATGTTTTTTAGGCTCCAATAGAACCCTTGTTGCTGAGCCTCCCTCCGTGAAGAGATGCAATTTCAAACCACGGGTACGAACTTTATCTCTAATTACTTCTGCCTTGTCCAAATACAAGTTGTTATGGTAGCAGACctaataaaaataagcttATTCTTAAAAGTTATGCGTTATTTCGTGATAATATTTGTTATCTTCTAAAATCCACTGGTTGTAAACGTGACATAACTCTATTATTGATCGTTGTGCAACATTCAGTGGTAGATATgagtaacaaaataaaaaaatccattttCCGTAATGTAGATTCCATTCCGTAGATGTAACTCAACTCTGATGTTAGTGTAATCTTGGAAGtgcccaattttttttaccgttacGCCCTTAAAGCAAAGTTTTATTGCCGAACATCAGCTAATTATAGAATTGTAGTTAGACAATTATTACCGATTTACTTTGCAAATTCTTACAatttacaaatga
Proteins encoded in this region:
- the LOC124215217 gene encoding PHAF1 protein CG7083 isoform X3; the encoded protein is MLELEVVPERSLGCEQWEFILGMHFSQSVAIIQSQVGIIRGVQVLYSDTVFVLNFRGLSFYFPIDSKFQPGYAHGLGSLRFSNGASPLVAKTAIYVGNNVATGTAGGGEEHSPKTSPPPLPLVCYHNNLYLDKAEVIRDKVRTRGLKLHLFTEGGSATRVLLEPKKHRFTKEVWFGDSCEDVLSALGAPSRVFFKAEDKMRIHSPHAHKRDKTRRSDFFYNYFTLGLDVLFDAKTQWVKKFVLHTNYPGHYNFNMYHRCEFTLNLPPETIGASDSGKLIDVSPSPVTITAYTKWDRVSEQLKASARPVVLNRASSTNTTNPFGCTFCYGVRDVIVEVMANQHIASVTLYETA
- the LOC124215217 gene encoding PHAF1 protein CG7083 isoform X1, yielding MLELEVVPERSLGCEQWEFILGMHFSQSVAIIQSQVGIIRGVQVLYSDTNPLEVDLVINLPHDGVRLIFDPVAQRLKIIEIYNMKLVKLKYCGLPFNSPEVLPSIEQIEHSFGATHPGVYDSDKQVQLRLCSVFVLNFRGLSFYFPIDSKFQPGYAHGLGSLRFSNGASPLVAKTAIYVGNNVATGTAGGGEEHSPKTSPPPLPLVCYHNNLYLDKAEVIRDKVRTRGLKLHLFTEGGSATRVLLEPKKHRFTKEVWFGDSCEDVLSALGAPSRVFFKAEDKMRIHSPHAHKRDKTRRSDFFYNYFTLGLDVLFDAKTQWVKKFVLHTNYPGHYNFNMYHRCEFTLNLPPETIGASDSGKLIDVSPSPVTITAYTKWDRVSEQLKASARPVVLNRASSTNTTNPFGCTFCYGVRDVIVEVMANQHIASVTLYETA
- the LOC124215217 gene encoding PHAF1 protein CG7083 isoform X2, which translates into the protein MLELEVVPERSLGCEQWEFILGMHFSQSVAIIQSQVGIIRGVQVLYSDTNPLEVDLVINLPHDGVRLIFDPVAQRLKIIEIYNMKLVKLKYCGLPFNSPEVLPSIEQIEHSFGATHPGVYDSDKQVFVLNFRGLSFYFPIDSKFQPGYAHGLGSLRFSNGASPLVAKTAIYVGNNVATGTAGGGEEHSPKTSPPPLPLVCYHNNLYLDKAEVIRDKVRTRGLKLHLFTEGGSATRVLLEPKKHRFTKEVWFGDSCEDVLSALGAPSRVFFKAEDKMRIHSPHAHKRDKTRRSDFFYNYFTLGLDVLFDAKTQWVKKFVLHTNYPGHYNFNMYHRCEFTLNLPPETIGASDSGKLIDVSPSPVTITAYTKWDRVSEQLKASARPVVLNRASSTNTTNPFGCTFCYGVRDVIVEVMANQHIASVTLYETA